Below is a window of Lacrimispora xylanolytica DNA.
GCAAATGGGGATGTAAATGAACAGATTGAACAAATCAAATATTTCATCAAAAAACAGATGGATGTTATTGTAGTAGTAGCGGGGGACAGTGAAGCACTTTCTGATGTGCTGAAAAAAGCAAAGGATGCGGGGATAAAAACCGTAAGCTACGACCGACTGATAAAAAATGCAGGCGCAGATATGTACATATCCTTTAATAATGAAGAGGTGGGACGGCTGATGGCAGAAAGCCTGAATCAGAATATTCCAGAGGGAGGGAAAATATTCATGATACAGGGACCTGAGACAGACAATAATGTACGCTTAATCCGTGATGGTTTTGATTCGAAAATTAACAATAACCTTCAAGTCGTATATGAAAACAATTGTGATGGCTGGCTGGCAGAGAATGCCTATACCCATGCAAAGGAAGCCCTGGAGGCTCATCCTGATGTAAAGGGGATTATGTGCGGCAATGACGATCTGGCCACCCAGGTATTTCGCGCGCTATCGGAAGACCGTCTGGCTGGCAAGGTATATCTGGTAGGCCAGGATGGGGATTTAATGGCATGTCAGAGGATTATGGAAGGAACCCAGACCATGACCGCATTTAAGTATGTGGAAGAGGAAGCCAGACTTGGGGCAGAATATGCCGTTAAACTTGGAAAGGGAGAGCCCTTAGAGGGAGTCAATAAAACCATTTACGACGGCACCTATGAGGTCCCCTATCTGGAACTGAAACCGGTAGCAGTCAATAAGGGAAATATGGATTCTGTCATCATTAAGGGCGGATTCCATTCCAAAGAAGATGTCTACTTAAATGTAAAACAGTAATACCAATAAACAGCATAGCATTTTTCTGAAACGAAAAAGTCCTGGGGGGTCAGGGCTTTTTTTATGTGGATGAATGAGTGCTAATGGTTCACAAACATATCCAGATAGGTTGGTGATAAGATAAAGCTACAAATAAAGTATTGGAGGAGGAACAAAGAACCATGAAAAGAAAACTTTTAGCAGTTGCAATGACTCTTGCCCTTGCTGCTACTGCCTTAGCAGGCTGTGGAAGCAAAACAAGCTCTGTGTCCGAAAGCAA
It encodes the following:
- a CDS encoding sugar ABC transporter substrate-binding protein, with protein sequence MVGCRDAVAEMEKGTGQDESERPVTIGLSIDSFVIERWIRDRDVFVSTAKDLGAEVNVQNANGDVNEQIEQIKYFIKKQMDVIVVVAGDSEALSDVLKKAKDAGIKTVSYDRLIKNAGADMYISFNNEEVGRLMAESLNQNIPEGGKIFMIQGPETDNNVRLIRDGFDSKINNNLQVVYENNCDGWLAENAYTHAKEALEAHPDVKGIMCGNDDLATQVFRALSEDRLAGKVYLVGQDGDLMACQRIMEGTQTMTAFKYVEEEARLGAEYAVKLGKGEPLEGVNKTIYDGTYEVPYLELKPVAVNKGNMDSVIIKGGFHSKEDVYLNVKQ